The Methanomethylovorans hollandica DSM 15978 genome includes a region encoding these proteins:
- a CDS encoding monomethylamine:corrinoid methyltransferase, protein MKNMYKYLKSAIEGESRTEKQHDLNVFKKSEELALKYGIKYDGKSFVPDNLELADATFEAGIELLHSVGVYCKSTEKVIQIDEEDILTSLNVINSLEIGRLKEKVTVNRRYPLSPIPPIIIGGPMGGSVSEENFLYINLSAVLENVVQGIYSGSMKQFCGEYVRPKSPLEMLAVLKAARNERLATKIGGREGLALMGPSTPTLPTSYLLVSSDELYSKYDPQEVYMDDLKIDYETLSKCIFHQEHGNHYISGQVPVFGGPCIGSAEGLAIIDVAETLQSKVLVHSSIHASGASHAATGSSSAKEILWASNLSSLAISRNMDYYTARYYWNAAGISTDMMFYETAAQAIGDTVCGRDMLLGPVGARGGIPDHSSGLESRFMGEIAQMATHLSLSEANRLITKIYSKYENKLINPPAGKSFDKCYRIKSEYDLEPTEEYELIYRKVSYEIMGHFPGEAF, encoded by the coding sequence ATGAAAAACATGTATAAGTACCTCAAGAGCGCAATTGAAGGCGAAAGCAGGACTGAGAAGCAACATGACCTAAATGTTTTTAAGAAATCAGAAGAACTTGCTTTAAAATATGGGATCAAATATGATGGAAAAAGTTTTGTACCTGATAACCTTGAACTTGCAGATGCGACATTTGAGGCAGGTATAGAACTATTGCATTCTGTAGGTGTGTACTGTAAAAGCACAGAAAAAGTGATTCAGATAGACGAAGAAGATATCCTGACATCTCTCAATGTGATCAATTCTCTAGAGATCGGCAGACTGAAAGAAAAAGTAACTGTTAACCGCAGATATCCTTTATCACCAATTCCCCCCATTATTATTGGTGGACCAATGGGGGGAAGTGTTTCCGAAGAAAACTTCCTTTACATTAACTTAAGTGCAGTACTTGAGAATGTTGTGCAGGGAATCTATAGCGGTTCAATGAAGCAGTTCTGTGGAGAATATGTAAGACCAAAGAGCCCATTGGAGATGTTAGCTGTCCTAAAAGCTGCACGTAATGAAAGACTTGCTACAAAGATCGGAGGGCGTGAAGGGCTTGCATTGATGGGACCCAGCACACCCACACTTCCTACATCATATTTGCTTGTTTCATCTGACGAGCTATACTCAAAATATGACCCTCAGGAAGTCTACATGGATGATCTCAAAATAGACTACGAGACATTGTCCAAATGTATCTTTCACCAAGAGCACGGAAATCATTATATTTCTGGACAGGTACCTGTTTTTGGAGGACCTTGCATTGGTTCGGCTGAAGGACTTGCAATAATAGATGTTGCTGAGACGTTACAGTCAAAAGTGCTCGTACATTCAAGTATACATGCCTCTGGAGCTTCACACGCAGCTACTGGATCTTCCTCTGCAAAAGAGATACTTTGGGCTTCAAATCTCTCCTCACTTGCAATATCAAGGAATATGGACTATTACACTGCGAGATATTATTGGAATGCTGCTGGTATATCTACTGATATGATGTTCTATGAAACTGCTGCTCAGGCTATAGGGGACACTGTATGCGGCAGGGACATGTTACTGGGACCAGTAGGTGCACGTGGTGGAATACCTGATCATTCTTCAGGACTGGAATCAAGGTTCATGGGAGAAATAGCACAAATGGCTACACATTTGTCATTATCTGAAGCCAACAGACTAATCACAAAGATATATTCGAAGTATGAGAACAAATTAATTAATCCTCCAGCAGGAAAGTCTTTTGATAAATGTTATAGAATAAAATCAGAATATGATCTCGAACCTACTGAAGAGTATGAATTAATCTACAGAAAAGTGTCCTATGAGATAATGGGTCATTTCCCCGGAGAAGCTTTTTAA
- the mtbA gene encoding methylcobamide:CoM methyltransferase MtbA: MSDYTPKERLARILTGQSVDRMAAISVTQTGTVEQMEACGAFWPQANEDAQLMANLGEAGHTVVGFEAVRVPFDITAEAEFFGCQIKAGTQEQQPSVVGHVVKSVDDIAKLEGYSLDHGRIGVVCEAIKILADKYGKELPIIGSMIGPFSLAQHLNGDDWFMNIFTDENLGLKLMEFSTAFSVAYAKKMVENGADTMVIIDPTASYQLIGAEFYEKFVVPFHKKLVDAMNELNVPTVLHICGDTTAGLALMESSGVNAISIDQNVDPATAVNAVKKALIVGNLDPVNVLWNKTPEFIKEKSKEVLDAGVALLAPGCGIVSKTPTVNLQAMVEMAKAHKY; the protein is encoded by the coding sequence ATGTCCGATTACACCCCTAAAGAAAGGCTTGCCCGTATTTTAACAGGGCAGAGCGTAGACCGTATGGCAGCTATTTCTGTCACGCAGACCGGTACCGTAGAACAAATGGAAGCTTGTGGCGCATTCTGGCCGCAGGCCAATGAAGATGCCCAGCTCATGGCAAATTTAGGCGAAGCTGGTCATACCGTTGTAGGTTTTGAAGCGGTACGTGTGCCCTTTGATATCACTGCTGAAGCTGAGTTCTTCGGCTGCCAGATCAAGGCAGGTACACAGGAACAACAGCCTTCTGTGGTAGGCCATGTGGTCAAGAGCGTTGATGACATAGCTAAATTGGAAGGTTACAGTCTGGACCACGGCAGGATAGGCGTTGTCTGTGAGGCTATTAAGATCCTGGCAGACAAGTACGGTAAGGAATTACCCATCATTGGCAGTATGATAGGTCCTTTCTCCCTTGCCCAGCATTTGAACGGTGATGACTGGTTCATGAATATCTTTACAGATGAGAACCTTGGCTTGAAGCTTATGGAGTTCTCCACAGCTTTCAGTGTTGCATACGCAAAGAAGATGGTGGAGAACGGTGCTGATACTATGGTCATTATCGACCCAACAGCAAGTTACCAGCTGATTGGAGCTGAGTTCTATGAGAAGTTCGTAGTACCATTCCACAAGAAACTGGTAGATGCCATGAACGAGCTGAACGTGCCTACAGTACTCCACATCTGCGGTGATACCACAGCTGGTCTTGCACTCATGGAATCCAGTGGTGTGAACGCCATCAGTATCGATCAGAATGTAGATCCTGCAACAGCCGTCAATGCAGTCAAAAAGGCATTGATAGTTGGTAACCTGGATCCTGTGAATGTGCTCTGGAACAAGACACCTGAGTTCATCAAAGAGAAATCAAAGGAAGTCCTTGATGCAGGGGTCGCATTGCTTGCACCAGGTTGTGGTATTGTCAGCAAGACACCCACAGTGAACCTGCAGGCAATGGTGGAAATGGCGAAGGCACATAAGTATTGA
- the twy1 gene encoding 4-demethylwyosine synthase TYW1, producing MSSQEYNFSDLTDLHSLLKKQGYNLAGNHSAVKTCLWLRRAMREEGKCYKASFYGIESHRCLQMTPTLMCNQRCLHCWRPVEVDAPAPEEWDSPSEIVGSCIKSQRKLISGFGDADRRELWLEGNEPRHVAISLSGEPTMYPYLPELVEEFKNQGLTTFVVSNGTNPEMMRLIDPSQLYMSLDAPNEETYNKVCRPRSTQLWNKLNESLEILKNKETRTVIRITLIKGVNMFQPQGYADLIRKASPDYVEVKAYMHLGFSRNRLPREAMPSHEEVLNFSRQIADYLGYVVADDVEISRVVLLSRDGYVSFLK from the coding sequence ATGTCCTCTCAGGAATATAATTTCTCAGATCTTACAGATCTTCATTCACTTCTCAAAAAGCAAGGTTATAATCTTGCAGGCAACCACTCGGCTGTGAAGACGTGTCTATGGCTTCGCAGGGCAATGAGAGAAGAAGGTAAATGCTACAAAGCTTCCTTCTATGGGATAGAATCCCATAGATGTCTCCAGATGACTCCGACTCTTATGTGCAACCAGAGATGCTTGCATTGCTGGCGTCCTGTAGAGGTAGACGCACCTGCACCTGAAGAGTGGGATTCTCCATCGGAAATAGTGGGGTCATGTATAAAATCTCAGAGAAAGTTAATATCAGGTTTTGGTGATGCTGATCGCAGGGAGCTATGGTTAGAGGGCAATGAACCCAGGCATGTTGCCATATCTCTATCAGGCGAGCCTACAATGTATCCTTATCTTCCAGAACTTGTGGAAGAGTTCAAAAATCAAGGATTGACAACTTTTGTGGTCAGCAATGGGACTAACCCTGAAATGATGCGTCTTATAGATCCTTCACAGCTTTATATGAGCCTGGATGCACCTAATGAAGAAACCTATAATAAGGTATGTCGGCCCAGATCCACTCAATTATGGAACAAACTGAACGAGTCTCTTGAAATATTGAAAAACAAAGAGACAAGAACAGTAATACGCATCACTCTGATAAAGGGAGTTAATATGTTCCAACCACAAGGTTATGCTGATCTAATAAGGAAAGCTTCTCCAGACTATGTGGAGGTAAAGGCTTATATGCATCTGGGTTTTTCAAGGAATCGTCTTCCAAGGGAGGCAATGCCATCACATGAGGAAGTTTTGAATTTCTCCAGGCAAATTGCGGATTATCTGGGTTATGTAGTTGCTGATGATGTTGAGATCAGCAGGGTAGTATTGCTTTCAAGAGATGGTTATGTTTCTTTTCTCAAATAG
- the prf1 gene encoding peptide chain release factor aRF-1, producing the protein MTEQSAHKKYEFKKKLEELRIKKGRGTELISLYIPPDKQISDITSQLKGEHGQAANIKSKITKDNVQGAIESLLARLRYVEVPENGIVFFTGAVDIGANKTNMETTIVEPPQPIVTYRYHCDSSFYLEPLEEMLKDAKTYGLLVLDRREAAVGLLVGKHIEAHRTLTSTVPGKQRKGGQSAHRFQQLRLIAIHDFYKRIGDAASDVFMAVDQKNFEGILIGGPSPTKEEFESGEFLHHEMRKKMLGLFDVAYTDESGLPELVNAASEKLSDIDLIAEKKLIQRFFTELVSDSGKAAYGEESVRANLNIGAVEVLLISEDLRAERLTIRCPNGDHEAKLTKDFKPGEDNFVPGPCPVCGYSMEVIEKVDIVDELSEMADQMNTQVEFISTDFDEGSQLMNAFGGLVAILRFNTGV; encoded by the coding sequence ATGACAGAACAATCTGCTCATAAGAAGTATGAATTCAAAAAGAAACTTGAGGAACTCAGGATCAAGAAAGGTCGTGGGACAGAACTCATTTCTCTATATATTCCCCCCGACAAGCAAATATCTGATATTACCTCACAGCTCAAAGGAGAACATGGCCAGGCGGCAAACATTAAGTCTAAAATCACAAAGGACAATGTGCAGGGTGCTATAGAGTCCTTGCTTGCAAGGCTCAGATATGTCGAAGTTCCGGAAAATGGTATTGTTTTCTTTACAGGTGCTGTTGATATCGGTGCTAACAAGACTAATATGGAAACCACTATTGTAGAACCTCCTCAGCCAATTGTGACATACAGGTACCACTGTGACTCTAGTTTTTATCTCGAGCCCCTTGAAGAAATGCTCAAGGATGCAAAGACCTATGGACTGCTGGTGCTGGATAGGCGTGAGGCAGCCGTGGGCTTGCTCGTGGGAAAGCATATAGAGGCTCATAGAACCCTAACTTCCACTGTACCCGGTAAACAGAGAAAAGGTGGTCAGAGTGCCCATAGATTCCAGCAGTTGAGGCTCATTGCTATTCATGATTTCTACAAACGTATAGGAGATGCTGCAAGTGACGTGTTCATGGCAGTGGACCAGAAGAATTTCGAAGGTATACTTATAGGTGGTCCTTCTCCCACCAAAGAAGAGTTTGAATCAGGAGAGTTCCTGCACCATGAGATGAGGAAAAAGATGCTTGGTCTTTTTGATGTTGCCTACACAGATGAATCCGGTCTTCCGGAGCTTGTCAACGCAGCAAGCGAAAAATTATCGGATATAGATCTCATTGCCGAAAAAAAACTTATCCAGCGTTTCTTCACAGAATTGGTTTCCGATTCAGGTAAAGCAGCTTACGGAGAAGAGTCTGTCAGGGCTAATCTCAACATCGGTGCAGTGGAAGTTCTCCTGATATCTGAAGATCTGAGGGCAGAACGATTGACGATCCGATGTCCAAATGGGGACCATGAGGCAAAACTGACAAAAGACTTCAAGCCCGGAGAGGACAATTTTGTCCCTGGACCTTGTCCTGTTTGTGGTTATTCCATGGAAGTCATTGAAAAGGTGGATATTGTGGACGAACTTTCTGAGATGGCGGATCAGATGAACACTCAGGTGGAATTCATTTCAACTGACTTTGATGAAGGTTCACAACTTATGAATGCCTTTGGTGGTCTGGTTGCTATATTAAGGTTTAATACGGGTGTATAA
- the argS gene encoding arginine--tRNA ligase, with protein MYLDFREQVETLLNETLFQLGIEAADLDLESSRHADLASKVAFRIASREKKNPKELAETIVKAADIKKFPLIGEMRAMGPYINISTSRNYIEETFSRIRTEGASFGGGFSEGRILLEHTSANPNGPLHVGHIRNSVIGDTLVRILRKAGYDVETQYYVNDMGRQIAIVSWALSHFEFDTSKKSDHSIADVYIKANANLGDDPEKVAEIDRLMQLVERGDEATIKSFSEAVSFALEGIKATLLRMNIHHDSFPYESTFVRSGAVKRMIEEIKATGRTTVDDGALVLDLEDYGFEKKLVVQRSDGTSLYSTRDLAYHEWKGERADRMINILGADHKLISGQLKATLNLLEKPEPEVVIFEFVSLPEGSMSTRRGKFISADELLDQVEEQAFIEVDMRRPEMPEDFKKKVARMVGIGAVRYDVIRVSPEKSTVFNWKEALDFEKQGAPFIQYSHARACSILKKAHEEGLWNEAFDTDPSMLVEDTEVELIKKMAVFDSIIEQCARELKPHTMAIYARELAEAFNQFYRFVPVINIDDAKLRATRLGLVECARITLASSLETLGIDAPESM; from the coding sequence ATGTATCTGGATTTCAGAGAACAGGTTGAAACATTATTAAATGAAACTCTTTTCCAGCTTGGGATAGAAGCTGCAGACCTTGACCTTGAGTCATCCAGGCATGCGGATCTGGCCTCAAAAGTTGCTTTCAGGATCGCATCCAGGGAAAAGAAGAATCCAAAAGAGTTAGCAGAAACAATAGTTAAGGCCGCTGATATCAAGAAATTTCCACTGATCGGTGAAATGCGGGCTATGGGTCCATATATTAATATAAGCACTTCCAGGAACTATATAGAAGAAACATTTTCAAGAATAAGGACTGAAGGTGCATCTTTTGGAGGAGGTTTCTCTGAAGGTCGAATCCTTCTTGAACATACTTCTGCTAACCCCAATGGTCCATTGCATGTGGGCCATATAAGGAACTCTGTCATTGGTGACACTTTAGTACGGATTCTCAGGAAAGCGGGTTATGATGTTGAAACCCAATACTATGTGAACGATATGGGACGTCAGATAGCTATTGTTTCCTGGGCCCTTTCGCATTTTGAGTTCGACACATCAAAAAAGTCTGATCATTCCATAGCAGATGTTTACATTAAGGCCAACGCGAATCTTGGAGATGATCCCGAAAAGGTGGCAGAGATAGACAGGCTTATGCAGCTGGTGGAAAGAGGGGATGAGGCTACAATTAAAAGCTTTAGTGAAGCTGTTTCCTTCGCCCTTGAAGGCATCAAAGCAACTCTTTTACGCATGAACATACACCATGATAGTTTCCCTTATGAATCGACTTTTGTAAGGTCCGGTGCTGTTAAAAGGATGATCGAGGAGATAAAAGCTACCGGTCGTACAACTGTAGATGACGGAGCTCTTGTATTGGATCTGGAGGATTATGGCTTTGAGAAGAAACTGGTGGTGCAGCGTTCAGATGGTACTTCTCTATACTCAACAAGGGATCTGGCATACCATGAGTGGAAAGGCGAAAGAGCTGACCGTATGATCAATATTCTGGGAGCTGATCACAAACTAATTTCAGGCCAGTTAAAGGCCACTCTTAATCTTCTGGAAAAACCTGAACCAGAAGTGGTCATCTTTGAGTTCGTTTCTTTGCCCGAGGGTTCCATGAGTACCCGCAGAGGCAAATTCATTTCTGCAGATGAGTTGTTAGATCAGGTGGAAGAACAGGCTTTTATTGAAGTTGACATGCGCAGGCCGGAGATGCCCGAGGATTTCAAAAAGAAAGTAGCCAGGATGGTTGGCATTGGTGCTGTCAGATATGATGTTATCCGTGTGTCACCGGAGAAATCTACGGTGTTCAACTGGAAAGAGGCACTTGACTTCGAAAAACAAGGTGCACCGTTCATCCAGTATTCACATGCCAGAGCATGCAGTATATTGAAAAAAGCTCATGAAGAAGGGCTATGGAATGAGGCTTTTGATACCGATCCCTCAATGCTTGTAGAGGATACGGAAGTGGAATTGATCAAGAAAATGGCTGTTTTTGATAGTATCATAGAGCAGTGTGCAAGGGAGTTGAAACCACATACAATGGCCATATATGCAAGGGAGCTTGCTGAAGCTTTCAACCAGTTCTATCGTTTCGTACCTGTGATCAATATCGATGATGCAAAATTAAGAGCCACAAGGCTTGGGTTGGTGGAATGCGCACGCATTACATTGGCGAGTTCATTAGAGACCCTGGGTATCGATGCCCCAGAGTCCATGTGA
- a CDS encoding ABC transporter ATP-binding protein, whose translation MIEVNGLRKEYGEFVAVDRLSFNVEKGEIFGIVGPNGAGKTTTLKMLSCLVHPTAGSIQIKDIDISVNPVGVKSIIGFLPEESPLYESMYVEDYLLFFSELYDVEKHVARKRINSLLKDLSLNAACKRIGDFSKGMRRKVAIARSLINDPELLIYDEPGSGLDPMTSRFITEYIRSLKKNGKTIIFSAHNLYQMEKLCDRILIIKDGRQVILGSSAEIRKNHSKILYRLEFIVDDHADLCIEGVKRLQDRFVLVTADMGTVNEITGRVVRKRGRIIEMRTMEPALEEVFLGLMGVDLTSTDG comes from the coding sequence ATGATAGAAGTTAACGGCTTGAGAAAGGAATACGGTGAATTTGTTGCTGTAGACAGGTTAAGTTTTAATGTGGAAAAAGGAGAGATATTTGGCATTGTAGGTCCCAATGGCGCAGGTAAGACCACTACCCTGAAAATGCTAAGCTGCCTGGTACATCCTACGGCAGGCAGCATACAGATAAAAGATATCGATATATCAGTGAATCCTGTGGGAGTAAAGTCCATAATTGGATTCTTGCCAGAAGAATCTCCCCTCTATGAAAGCATGTATGTGGAAGATTACTTACTCTTCTTCAGTGAACTATATGATGTGGAGAAACATGTTGCCAGAAAAAGGATCAATTCTTTGCTCAAAGACCTTTCACTTAATGCAGCATGCAAACGAATTGGCGATTTTTCCAAAGGTATGCGCCGTAAGGTTGCTATCGCAAGGTCCCTTATCAATGACCCGGAACTTCTTATCTATGATGAACCAGGTTCGGGGCTTGACCCTATGACCTCCAGATTCATAACAGAATACATAAGGTCACTCAAGAAAAACGGAAAGACCATTATTTTCAGTGCACATAACCTATATCAAATGGAGAAGCTATGTGACCGTATTCTCATAATAAAGGATGGAAGACAGGTTATACTGGGCTCATCCGCAGAGATACGTAAGAATCATTCTAAGATACTTTACAGGTTGGAGTTCATAGTCGATGACCATGCTGATCTTTGTATCGAAGGTGTGAAACGTCTGCAGGACAGGTTCGTACTTGTGACAGCAGATATGGGTACCGTCAATGAGATCACAGGACGTGTAGTGAGAAAACGTGGCAGGATAATTGAAATGCGCACTATGGAGCCTGCTTTAGAAGAAGTGTTCCTTGGACTTATGGGAGTAGACCTAACTAGTACAGATGGCTGA
- a CDS encoding ABC transporter permease encodes MPGWYTVAKWELIRSGMKFSRRSIVAVLLTLLLLSGVSYAVSLTGMNLDQKIYSVVTSSSELSNIIYNDGRFDVLPADSKDADITIVDDRAYISGTKKSIAAADALEKVFINYRETVLSSYNDINNSHTIWITIHDLERPESFQVLGSTTKKNDQSSDAGNENTDGSGENKRTSTAGKRASTITSPEELEDLENSNSKTLFERQTIATPSNFTPPIPFTAILYSFLFIFPIYFVSQFYSSSIMEERTNRRCELLLVAPLKSRDIVLGKSMPYILVALLLLSIISLYIERPSDIRELRTSLAMIAVIFPVLLLFFSLSFIAAIFSRSFKELTFAMVFFSVIVSGYVFFPAMFANVHTVSSISPMTLIVNLIEKGNISFGKYIFSTLPFYLVALSIYGFGTAIFREEDLFSQKTIPEKIMDCVEIFLLSPLGSVFSLSIVSIPFVYMAQLMLIVMLFNLPLPYSVITMIIFAAFVEETAKSIGIYTIMKRGSKPVKLKTAGSLALLAGGGFFFGEKLVSVITLAPIASSAFGSVMTMGTLLLIPLLLHVTTTMVTSLGMHFTGHRYYVFFLLLATAIHTIYNTYIIRGLLFS; translated from the coding sequence ATGCCAGGCTGGTATACTGTTGCCAAATGGGAATTGATCAGGTCGGGAATGAAGTTCAGCCGCAGGTCTATAGTTGCAGTCCTGCTCACGCTACTGCTGCTCTCAGGCGTATCTTATGCAGTATCTCTTACAGGCATGAATCTTGACCAGAAGATATACAGTGTGGTCACTTCTTCTTCGGAACTGAGCAATATTATCTACAATGATGGCAGATTCGATGTATTGCCTGCAGACAGCAAGGATGCCGATATAACTATCGTTGATGATCGTGCCTATATTTCAGGCACAAAAAAATCAATTGCAGCTGCAGATGCATTGGAAAAGGTATTCATCAATTACAGAGAAACTGTCCTTTCATCATACAACGATATCAATAACAGCCATACGATATGGATTACCATCCATGACCTTGAAAGGCCTGAGAGTTTTCAGGTACTGGGAAGTACTACTAAGAAGAATGATCAGTCATCAGATGCCGGGAACGAGAACACTGATGGCTCCGGAGAAAATAAAAGAACCTCAACAGCAGGAAAACGTGCTTCAACCATTACCTCACCTGAGGAACTGGAAGATCTGGAAAACAGTAATTCTAAAACACTATTTGAGAGGCAGACCATTGCCACACCTTCCAATTTCACTCCACCCATACCTTTTACAGCGATACTATACTCTTTCCTTTTCATATTTCCGATATACTTTGTATCCCAGTTCTATTCTTCCAGTATAATGGAAGAAAGGACGAACCGCAGATGTGAACTGCTACTTGTGGCACCGCTTAAAAGCAGGGATATAGTGCTTGGAAAAAGCATGCCGTACATACTCGTTGCTCTGCTTTTGCTATCTATTATCTCCCTTTACATAGAAAGACCATCAGACATTCGGGAATTGAGAACATCCCTTGCAATGATAGCAGTGATATTTCCGGTGTTGTTGCTGTTCTTTTCATTATCCTTCATAGCAGCTATATTTTCCCGCAGTTTCAAAGAACTGACATTTGCCATGGTGTTCTTCTCAGTGATCGTTTCAGGATACGTATTCTTTCCTGCGATGTTCGCAAATGTACATACAGTGAGCTCCATATCCCCAATGACGCTCATAGTGAACCTGATTGAAAAGGGAAATATAAGCTTTGGAAAGTATATCTTCTCCACGCTACCTTTTTATCTTGTTGCATTGAGCATCTATGGATTTGGTACGGCTATCTTCAGGGAAGAGGATCTTTTCAGCCAGAAGACCATACCCGAAAAAATAATGGATTGTGTGGAAATCTTTCTGTTATCGCCTTTGGGATCTGTATTTTCCCTCAGTATCGTATCCATTCCTTTTGTGTACATGGCTCAATTGATGCTGATAGTCATGCTCTTCAATCTGCCACTTCCTTATTCAGTGATCACAATGATAATATTCGCAGCTTTCGTGGAGGAAACAGCAAAATCCATAGGTATCTACACTATCATGAAAAGGGGATCGAAACCCGTGAAGCTGAAAACTGCCGGATCACTTGCATTGCTTGCAGGAGGTGGCTTCTTCTTTGGAGAGAAACTCGTATCTGTGATCACTCTTGCACCCATTGCCTCCTCAGCATTCGGCTCAGTAATGACCATGGGTACATTGCTCCTGATACCTCTCTTATTACATGTGACAACGACGATGGTCACTTCTCTTGGAATGCATTTTACAGGCCACAGATACTATGTGTTTTTCCTGTTATTGGCAACTGCAATACATACAATTTATAATACATACATAATCAGGGGGCTTCTTTTTAGCTGA
- a CDS encoding ABC transporter permease, translating into MSISRREYKALLLEKTFVLSLLVQLFIASFSVFLVVGLTSFYDPMALQGMQMKESKIGVIGDSGGELFKLMEIRDLEPVQYADFGVAYNDFYDREIDAIINIPNETAEGNDLINLDIYLPRSELKATIVSLQLKKPLEKFEQSVRSVRTMRLDGYTPLDIQIIRGNRGSSSSKLEFIYVALLPLLMFTPAFISGGLVIDMITEEFERKTLELLLASPVSLLDVVGGKTLMVTAIAPVQSLAWMLLLGLNGIQINNFTEILLLVTMISLILVTAGSMIAVLCKERGTAQLFYSLVLILLFMSSYLYTNSPLNLVSRLALDSIRGLEAFIWTTGYMCFALLLLWLLTMVVKKEQMKV; encoded by the coding sequence ATGTCTATCTCCAGGAGGGAATATAAAGCACTACTGCTTGAAAAGACATTCGTCCTTTCCTTGCTTGTGCAACTGTTCATTGCTTCCTTTTCTGTATTCCTCGTTGTAGGCCTTACATCCTTCTATGATCCTATGGCTCTGCAAGGCATGCAAATGAAAGAATCAAAGATAGGGGTCATTGGAGACAGCGGGGGAGAACTTTTCAAGCTAATGGAAATAAGAGATCTGGAACCTGTGCAGTATGCAGATTTCGGGGTAGCATATAATGATTTCTATGACAGGGAGATAGACGCCATCATTAACATACCTAACGAAACGGCCGAAGGCAATGATCTGATCAATCTGGATATATATCTGCCCAGATCCGAACTCAAAGCAACCATCGTTTCGCTGCAGTTGAAAAAGCCTCTTGAGAAATTCGAGCAAAGTGTAAGGAGTGTAAGAACTATGAGACTTGATGGTTACACGCCTCTTGATATCCAGATAATCCGGGGTAATAGAGGTTCTTCTTCCAGCAAGTTGGAGTTCATCTACGTGGCACTTCTGCCATTACTTATGTTCACTCCGGCTTTCATATCAGGGGGGCTTGTTATTGATATGATCACCGAAGAGTTCGAACGCAAAACGTTGGAGCTGTTGCTTGCTTCGCCGGTGTCCCTGCTTGATGTAGTGGGAGGGAAAACACTGATGGTTACTGCCATCGCACCTGTGCAATCATTGGCGTGGATGTTACTGCTGGGACTTAATGGTATACAGATCAATAACTTTACTGAAATACTGCTTTTAGTTACTATGATATCCCTGATACTGGTAACTGCAGGGAGCATGATAGCTGTCCTGTGTAAAGAGAGAGGGACAGCCCAGTTGTTCTATTCGCTTGTACTGATATTGTTGTTCATGTCATCATACCTGTACACCAACTCACCACTTAATCTTGTTTCAAGGCTTGCACTTGACAGTATACGAGGTCTGGAAGCTTTTATCTGGACTACAGGATACATGTGCTTTGCTCTCCTATTGCTGTGGCTGCTGACCATGGTAGTAAAAAAAGAACAGATGAAGGTATGA
- a CDS encoding type II toxin-antitoxin system HicA family toxin has translation MTEKIRPVPAKKAIKALESLGFVQVRQKGSHLFMQHPDGRTTVIPIHSGQDLGKGMVKKLMEDVRISRKEWLELLSSLILF, from the coding sequence ATGACCGAGAAAATACGGCCTGTTCCTGCCAAAAAAGCGATTAAAGCCCTGGAATCACTGGGATTTGTACAGGTGCGCCAGAAAGGCAGCCATCTTTTTATGCAGCATCCCGATGGAAGAACGACTGTCATCCCTATTCACAGTGGTCAGGACCTTGGTAAAGGTATGGTTAAGAAACTGATGGAAGATGTAAGGATCTCCAGAAAAGAATGGCTGGAATTGCTAAGCAGCCTGATTCTGTTTTAA
- a CDS encoding type II toxin-antitoxin system HicB family antitoxin produces MKEFTVVIEQDEDGIYVASVPELPGCHTQARTLDELSQRIKEAIELYLEVTSEKEREKHLDFVGIQKVRVGV; encoded by the coding sequence ATGAAAGAATTCACAGTTGTAATAGAGCAGGATGAGGACGGTATATACGTAGCTTCTGTGCCGGAGCTACCGGGTTGTCATACACAGGCCAGGACGCTTGACGAGCTCAGCCAGCGTATCAAAGAGGCAATAGAACTGTATCTTGAAGTAACTTCTGAGAAAGAGCGTGAAAAGCACCTTGATTTTGTAGGCATACAGAAAGTAAGAGTTGGAGTATGA